A window of Limosilactobacillus sp. WILCCON 0051 genomic DNA:
GTTTCTAAAAAGACTGGTAAGCATTACTGGTCGTCCGAAACCAAAGATGATAGCGGTAAAAACAGTCAAGCAATTATCCATCTGACGTATGACGATCTGAATTGATTAAAAATAAAAAATCCCACCCGCCAAAAGCGAGTGGGGAGTAGTTCAAAGCACTGCCATTATACCACAAGGGAGTGTGCATTTATGGCAAATTTCATGAAACGCAACGGTAAATGGCAAGCCAGAGTTTCCTGGCGAGATGCCGACGGTAAGCTGCATCAAAAATCAAAAGCCGGTTTCGCCACCAAAGCTCAGGCCAAGCTGTACGCAACCGAGTTGGAGTCCGAGCTGGGTAAAGGTGTGGATGTCGCAGCTGACCCGGTGTTTGCTGACTACTTCGAACAGTGGTACAAGACATACAGAGAGCCACACTTAGCCAAGCGTACTAAGGCTCTGTATGCTACTAACATCAAAAACGTCCGGGCATACTTTGGCAACACAAAGATTAAAGCAATCACTCGTGGGAGTTATCAACGTTTTATCAACAAATTTGGCAAAAATCATGCCAAAGGAACAGTATCAAGCTTGCAGTCTCGGGTTCGTGCTTGTGTAAAGTCAGCAATCGCTGACGGTATCATATCTCGTGATTTTACCTATGGTGCAAAAATCGCCTATAACAGCAATTCTGACAATCGCGTTGAGTATCTATCCATTGATGAGCTAAAACGGCTGACCAAAGTCGTGACTGACAATTTATCGCCGGGCAACATCCCCGCATACATGATTTTGACGGCAATCTATACTGGTGCACGGTTTGGAGAGATTCTTGCTTTAACGTGGGATGATGTC
This region includes:
- a CDS encoding tyrosine-type recombinase/integrase encodes the protein MANFMKRNGKWQARVSWRDADGKLHQKSKAGFATKAQAKLYATELESELGKGVDVAADPVFADYFEQWYKTYREPHLAKRTKALYATNIKNVRAYFGNTKIKAITRGSYQRFINKFGKNHAKGTVSSLQSRVRACVKSAIADGIISRDFTYGAKIAYNSNSDNRVEYLSIDELKRLTKVVTDNLSPGNIPAYMILTAIYTGARFGEILALTWDDVDFDDKTLCIDKAFDYHGKRGFIPTKTPSSVRTIRVNTKLLDQLKKIPKTADRIFDINGTPRLDMRVNRVLRSYLEQAGIDKSSFHFHSLRHTHVAYLLSQGVDLYAISKRLGHANMSITSNTYAYFIDEYKRKSDDQIESKLDKI